In Bacteroidota bacterium, the following proteins share a genomic window:
- a CDS encoding TolC family protein gives MKQLFGSIFVLFFLASSVFGQAAPVQKLTLQKAIDFALNKNVTVAQAQNNVAAAQSGVLAGYGGYLPSLTASGYWNREQTTEAFFSGVTFVHPTTTTNYFNASVSSNWTIFNGFAREASLKKAIAGEESTNNIFTRTKQQIVNSVQADYLTVLRNEQLVKVSEENLKRDQKQLDQITESHKVGALAIADVYNEQSVVAADELSLIQAQNTYDESKADLIALIGLDASVDFPVADESISPDISQTDLDSTQYSYQNMDQFRKTAMAYRPDYQSALALVRSAQADETSASSRYYPGVTASASYALNNTEISNLTDNKGLSWGLNLSWSLFDNFATNQTVQTAAVEKMNADLNVLQTERNVSVDVKKALLNLESGRKQYTASIKSLQSATQNQKVAEERYNLGAGTLVDLLTADAGLVNAEAGKINAAFNYIMSKMNLDLAIGRISY, from the coding sequence ATGAAACAGCTGTTTGGGTCTATTTTTGTTCTATTTTTTCTGGCGTCAAGTGTTTTTGGTCAAGCGGCTCCCGTTCAGAAACTCACCTTGCAAAAAGCTATTGACTTTGCGCTCAATAAGAATGTGACTGTAGCACAGGCACAGAACAACGTCGCCGCCGCACAAAGCGGCGTATTGGCCGGATACGGCGGGTATCTTCCGAGTCTTACTGCTTCAGGGTATTGGAATCGAGAGCAGACGACAGAAGCCTTTTTTTCGGGGGTCACGTTTGTCCATCCAACGACAACCACGAACTACTTTAATGCTTCCGTAAGCTCGAATTGGACGATTTTTAACGGCTTTGCGCGCGAGGCGAGTTTGAAGAAAGCGATCGCAGGAGAGGAGTCGACCAATAACATTTTTACGAGAACGAAGCAGCAAATTGTGAATTCGGTGCAGGCCGATTACCTGACGGTGTTGAGGAATGAACAACTCGTCAAAGTAAGCGAGGAAAATTTAAAGAGGGACCAGAAGCAGCTCGACCAGATCACCGAGTCGCACAAAGTGGGGGCTCTTGCGATCGCAGATGTGTACAATGAGCAATCGGTTGTTGCAGCCGACGAATTGAGCCTTATTCAAGCTCAAAATACCTATGACGAATCAAAAGCGGACCTTATCGCACTCATTGGGCTGGATGCCTCTGTTGACTTCCCGGTTGCTGACGAATCGATTTCTCCGGACATCAGCCAAACGGACCTTGATTCCACCCAATATTCATACCAGAACATGGATCAGTTCCGAAAGACGGCAATGGCATATCGCCCCGACTATCAAAGTGCCTTGGCATTGGTGAGAAGCGCGCAAGCCGACGAAACATCTGCGTCCAGCCGATATTATCCCGGCGTGACTGCCAGCGCTTCCTATGCGCTCAATAATACAGAGATCTCCAATTTAACCGATAACAAAGGACTCAGTTGGGGACTCAACCTTTCGTGGTCGCTCTTTGACAATTTTGCTACCAATCAAACCGTCCAGACCGCCGCGGTTGAAAAAATGAATGCTGACCTAAATGTCCTTCAAACCGAACGGAACGTTAGCGTTGACGTGAAAAAAGCCCTGCTAAACCTCGAGTCTGGCCGCAAGCAATACACTGCGAGCATCAAGAGTCTTCAATCGGCAACGCAGAATCAAAAAGTTGCGGAAGAACGCTATAATCTTGGGGCGGGAACGCTTGTCGACCTGTTGACGGCCGACGCCGGCCTTGTGAATGCCGAAGCGGGCAAAATAAACGCGGCCTTCAATTACATCATGTCAAAAATGAATTTGGACCTCGCCATCGGCAGAATTTCGTACTGA
- a CDS encoding efflux RND transporter periplasmic adaptor subunit: MANGKGKKSKKKIFIFSGIGVVVLALVLIVLLGSKRENVINVQTEKVQRKSITQIVTASGKIQPETMVKINAEVSGEIITLPVKDGQKVQKGELLVRINPDVYQATVDGAEAALVAAKSSLALSQANLEKSESEYKRAQGLYEKTLMSEQDFVGSRTAYKVAKAQCESAVSGVTQADASLNQAKENLKKTSIYSPIDGTVSQLLSELGERVSGSSFTEGTEIMTVSDLSRMEARINVGEDDVVLISLNDTASIQVDAYPDRKLKGIVYEIANTATTTGAGTQDEVTNFQVKIRILDKDIALRPGMSMSADVQTETRNNVLAVPIQSVTTRTPKVKEGGKADSSKATKQENVSTDVKNNSAVNLDKPIEVVFVVNNGKVKQVPVKRGISDETTVEIISGLTESDEVVSGSYKAINRELEDGATIKIDNTAKKFGTVKKEGT; the protein is encoded by the coding sequence ATGGCAAATGGAAAAGGGAAAAAATCAAAAAAGAAGATTTTTATTTTTTCGGGTATCGGCGTTGTCGTTCTCGCGCTCGTGCTGATCGTGCTGCTGGGGAGCAAACGGGAGAACGTCATTAACGTTCAGACCGAAAAAGTCCAGCGGAAGTCGATAACACAGATCGTGACCGCGTCGGGAAAGATCCAGCCGGAGACGATGGTGAAAATCAATGCCGAGGTGAGCGGCGAGATCATTACGCTTCCGGTGAAGGATGGCCAGAAAGTACAGAAGGGCGAACTGCTCGTGCGGATCAACCCGGACGTCTATCAGGCGACCGTCGACGGCGCTGAAGCGGCCCTCGTTGCCGCGAAGTCGTCGCTTGCACTCAGCCAGGCGAACCTTGAAAAATCGGAGAGCGAATATAAACGGGCACAAGGCCTCTATGAAAAAACCTTGATGTCCGAACAGGACTTCGTCGGTTCGCGGACGGCATACAAAGTCGCAAAGGCGCAGTGTGAATCCGCTGTCTCCGGTGTTACACAGGCTGACGCATCGTTGAACCAAGCCAAGGAAAATCTCAAGAAGACCTCGATCTACTCGCCGATCGACGGAACCGTATCACAGTTGTTGTCGGAGCTTGGAGAGCGCGTGAGCGGCAGCAGCTTTACTGAAGGGACGGAGATCATGACCGTCTCCGATTTGTCGAGGATGGAAGCGCGCATTAACGTCGGCGAAGATGACGTTGTGTTAATCTCTCTCAACGATACCGCCAGCATCCAGGTGGATGCCTACCCCGACAGAAAGCTCAAGGGCATCGTCTATGAAATTGCGAACACCGCCACGACCACCGGCGCGGGGACGCAGGACGAAGTGACGAACTTTCAGGTGAAGATTCGGATTTTGGACAAGGACATCGCTCTCCGGCCGGGTATGTCTATGTCTGCCGATGTTCAGACCGAGACGCGGAACAATGTCCTGGCGGTGCCGATCCAGAGCGTGACGACGCGAACTCCGAAAGTGAAAGAAGGAGGGAAGGCCGATTCGTCGAAGGCAACGAAGCAAGAGAACGTCAGCACGGACGTCAAAAACAACTCGGCGGTCAACCTTGACAAACCGATCGAAGTCGTTTTCGTCGTCAATAACGGGAAAGTCAAGCAAGTTCCGGTGAAACGGGGCATCAGCGATGAAACAACCGTCGAGATCATCAGCGGTTTGACCGAGAGTGACGAGGTTGTGTCGGGAAGCTACAAGGCGATCAACCGTGAACTGGAAGACGGCGCAACGATCAAGATCGACAACACGGCGAAGAAGTTTGGAACCGTGAAGAAAGAAGGAACCTAA
- a CDS encoding ABC transporter ATP-binding protein, protein MNVINIKNISKTYIMGEEAVHALHDVSLQIDRGEYVAIMGPSGSGKSTLMNILGCLDTPSTGLYEFNGVNVSEMNDNELAKIRNKEIGFVFQTFNLIPRSDALHNVELPLIYGGVNAHERKRLAAESLTHVRLADRMHHRPNELSGGQRQRVAIARALVTKPSIILADEPTGNLDTKTGDEIMALLEELNHNGNTIILVTHEEYIAEHANRIIRIRDGRVERDEAVQKRVVPALA, encoded by the coding sequence ATGAACGTCATCAACATCAAAAACATCAGCAAAACGTACATCATGGGGGAAGAGGCGGTCCATGCCCTTCATGATGTCTCCCTTCAAATCGACAGGGGAGAATACGTTGCGATCATGGGACCTTCGGGCTCCGGCAAATCGACGCTGATGAATATTCTCGGCTGCCTGGATACGCCGTCGACGGGATTGTACGAATTCAACGGCGTGAACGTCAGCGAGATGAACGACAATGAGCTTGCCAAAATCCGCAACAAGGAAATCGGTTTTGTGTTTCAGACGTTCAACCTTATTCCGCGCTCGGATGCGCTCCACAACGTCGAGCTCCCCCTGATTTACGGCGGAGTGAACGCTCATGAACGCAAGCGCCTGGCTGCCGAATCGCTCACGCATGTCCGTCTGGCGGACAGAATGCATCACCGTCCCAACGAACTGTCCGGCGGACAGAGGCAGCGCGTTGCCATCGCCCGGGCGCTCGTGACGAAGCCGTCGATCATCCTTGCCGACGAACCGACCGGAAACCTGGATACGAAGACCGGCGACGAGATCATGGCGCTGCTCGAAGAGCTCAATCACAACGGCAACACGATCATTCTCGTGACGCATGAAGAGTATATTGCCGAGCATGCGAACCGGATCATCAGGATCCGCGACGGAAGAGTTGAACGCGACGAGGCAGTCCAGAAGCGCGTTGTCCCGGCTCTGGCATGA
- a CDS encoding ABC transporter permease: MGMRIADFAYELKEGLAISFQAIRANKMRSVLTTLGIVIGIVSVTLMGTAIEGLSRGFHDSISKIGADVLYVQKWPWFGGDEWWKYRNRKDVKYTQYEAVERHATLIKAVTPICWTQGVVKYKNQSSDGVLTLGANAQYLETSGINMDLGRFFSQAEAEGGRPVAVIGSEVADNLFPNETPLGKTIRIGTAAFRVIGVVEKQGSFLGVESLDDRIVIPIQAFFRKFGANRGIQINVKAADINNLDDTKEELRGILRKARHVSPKAEDDFAINQQEMFVQTFNAIGVVVAGIGLFITALSLFVGAIGIMNIMFVSVTERTKEIGIRKAIGARRATILLQFLIESASLSLIGGIIGIIISYPLSLLVNQIMPTSMPISVVAVAILISIIVGVVSGFLPANRASKLDPVEALRYE, from the coding sequence ATGGGCATGAGGATCGCTGACTTTGCGTACGAATTGAAGGAAGGGCTGGCGATTTCTTTTCAGGCAATTCGTGCGAACAAGATGCGTTCTGTACTGACAACGCTCGGGATCGTGATCGGCATCGTGTCGGTGACGCTGATGGGCACAGCCATTGAAGGACTGAGCCGCGGATTTCACGACAGCATTTCCAAGATCGGCGCGGATGTTCTGTATGTGCAAAAGTGGCCCTGGTTCGGCGGCGATGAATGGTGGAAATACAGAAACCGGAAAGATGTGAAGTATACGCAGTATGAAGCCGTCGAACGCCATGCCACGCTGATCAAAGCCGTCACGCCGATCTGCTGGACCCAGGGGGTCGTGAAGTACAAGAACCAGAGTTCTGACGGGGTGCTGACGCTGGGAGCAAACGCTCAATACCTCGAGACCTCGGGCATCAATATGGACCTGGGAAGATTTTTTAGTCAGGCGGAAGCAGAAGGAGGAAGGCCGGTCGCCGTGATCGGGTCGGAAGTTGCCGACAATCTTTTTCCCAACGAGACACCGCTGGGCAAAACGATCAGGATCGGCACTGCGGCCTTTCGCGTGATCGGCGTCGTTGAGAAGCAGGGGAGTTTTTTGGGGGTTGAAAGCCTCGACGACCGGATCGTGATCCCAATCCAGGCATTCTTCAGAAAGTTCGGTGCGAATCGCGGCATCCAGATCAACGTGAAGGCCGCGGATATCAACAATCTCGACGACACAAAAGAGGAATTGCGCGGCATTCTCCGGAAAGCCCGCCACGTGTCGCCGAAAGCGGAGGATGATTTTGCCATCAACCAGCAGGAGATGTTTGTCCAAACCTTCAACGCGATCGGCGTGGTCGTTGCAGGGATCGGACTCTTCATCACAGCTCTCTCGCTTTTTGTCGGAGCTATCGGCATCATGAACATTATGTTCGTCTCCGTCACCGAGCGGACAAAGGAGATCGGCATCCGCAAAGCGATCGGCGCGCGGCGCGCCACGATCCTTCTCCAGTTTCTGATCGAATCGGCATCGCTCTCCCTGATCGGGGGGATCATCGGCATCATTATTTCATACCCGCTCAGTCTTCTTGTCAATCAAATTATGCCGACGTCGATGCCGATCAGCGTCGTGGCAGTCGCGATCCTTATTTCGATCATCGTCGGCGTTGTCTCGGGATTCCTGCCGGCCAACAGGGCGTCGAAGCTGGATCCGGTGGAAGCGCTGAGATACGAGTAA
- a CDS encoding ABC transporter permease gives MQISESFKMAINAIRVNKLRSSLTLLGISVGVFSIIGVMTAMGVLQNAIENGLSDLGTNTFQIQKFPTGFFRGNRDQFRNRKDITIDQGEIFATRMTQAKYIGLESWFGVKQVFHNNDKTNPNVSMVGESVDGFPTNNWTIKDGRAFTTQEVEYGDFVCVLGNAIVEKLFERGSPIGEDIKVDGHKFKVIGTIESKGSFLGGNQDNFLAIPITTAMNLYGKQRSINIMVQTKDQESYNDVIELSTSILRTIRHVPPGADDDFAIFSNDTLIQQFNDLTFMVKIGTMGIACIALLAAGIGIMNIMLVSVTERIKEIGIRKALGATKVNILSQFLSESVVFSEIGGFIGIIAGSILGNVVAVLTTAPAIFPWDNSVAILSTPFMNFSALGLNIVALVFCSFIGVVFGVYPAWKAANLDPIESLRYE, from the coding sequence ATGCAGATTTCCGAAAGTTTTAAAATGGCGATCAACGCCATCCGTGTCAACAAGCTTCGCTCGTCGTTGACTCTGCTCGGCATCAGCGTCGGGGTGTTCTCCATTATCGGCGTGATGACGGCGATGGGAGTGCTGCAGAACGCCATCGAGAACGGCCTCAGCGACCTCGGAACGAACACGTTTCAGATCCAGAAATTCCCCACCGGCTTTTTCCGCGGGAACCGCGACCAATTCAGGAATCGAAAAGATATCACGATCGACCAGGGAGAGATCTTTGCCACGCGTATGACCCAGGCCAAGTACATCGGGCTGGAATCGTGGTTCGGGGTCAAACAGGTCTTTCACAATAACGACAAAACGAACCCGAACGTCAGCATGGTCGGTGAATCGGTGGACGGCTTCCCGACAAACAACTGGACCATCAAGGACGGGAGGGCCTTCACGACGCAGGAAGTCGAATACGGTGATTTTGTCTGCGTGCTGGGAAACGCTATCGTTGAGAAGCTCTTTGAACGGGGATCGCCCATCGGGGAAGACATCAAAGTTGACGGGCACAAATTTAAGGTGATCGGAACGATCGAGTCGAAGGGCTCCTTTCTCGGCGGCAATCAGGATAATTTTTTGGCCATTCCGATCACCACCGCGATGAACCTGTACGGCAAGCAGCGGTCCATCAACATCATGGTGCAGACGAAGGATCAGGAAAGCTACAACGACGTCATCGAACTGTCCACCTCCATTCTGCGGACGATCCGTCACGTCCCGCCGGGCGCGGACGATGATTTTGCGATCTTCTCCAACGACACCCTCATCCAGCAATTCAACGATCTTACTTTTATGGTCAAGATCGGAACAATGGGTATCGCCTGCATCGCATTGCTGGCGGCCGGCATCGGCATCATGAACATCATGCTGGTGTCGGTGACCGAACGGATCAAAGAAATTGGGATCCGTAAAGCGCTCGGGGCGACGAAAGTGAACATCCTCTCTCAGTTCTTGAGCGAATCGGTGGTGTTCAGCGAAATCGGCGGGTTCATTGGCATCATCGCAGGTTCGATACTCGGGAACGTTGTTGCCGTCTTAACCACCGCCCCCGCAATATTCCCGTGGGACAACTCGGTAGCGATCCTCTCAACCCCCTTTATGAACTTCTCGGCGCTCGGATTGAATATCGTCGCGCTCGTCTTTTGCTCCTTTATCGGAGTCGTGTTCGGAGTTTATCCTGCATGGAAGGCCGCCAACCTCGACCCGATCGAATCCCTGCGGTACGAGTAA
- a CDS encoding DUF5700 domain-containing putative Zn-dependent protease — MRFLIPILLFPSFLCTQPNPDFNVNLQVDYSSVEQIIDLCEGRLHSVNSVAELRGTQLAAATSAVLARRQLTSESFQRQLELLRDGSKSPDDVFGFVQTRAHLSEIKGLLAEIKKGELDRRVIATVEQFFPTDARISATLSVYVVAFGNENAAAFVRRVVWQGNTPVFVGENEGDPVIVVNLQRLVGNSLPTNVQFIETLSTLAHETFHAVFAVYQSNSPVWKGINARREAFWSLAELVQNEGIAYRISYQERTGSSLPPYIFSEAKNAVSVLNNAMRELQSPGITSARSQELVMNANLSGAFERNYGAAAGLLMAFAIDTKMGRNALTETVAKGVGDFFEKYDALTKQYDELPKLSEEIKAGLAK; from the coding sequence ATGCGTTTTTTAATCCCCATACTTCTCTTCCCGTCATTTCTTTGCACACAGCCGAATCCGGATTTTAACGTCAACTTGCAAGTGGACTATTCGTCCGTCGAGCAAATCATCGACCTCTGTGAAGGACGGCTGCACAGCGTGAACAGCGTAGCGGAGCTTCGCGGCACACAGCTTGCAGCGGCCACAAGCGCAGTGCTGGCCCGCAGACAGCTGACTTCCGAATCATTCCAGCGCCAGCTCGAACTCCTTCGTGACGGATCCAAAAGTCCGGACGATGTTTTCGGTTTCGTGCAGACGAGGGCACATCTCTCCGAAATAAAAGGCCTCCTCGCCGAAATAAAAAAGGGGGAACTGGACCGCCGCGTCATCGCGACCGTCGAACAATTTTTCCCGACGGACGCAAGGATTTCTGCCACTCTTTCGGTGTATGTGGTGGCGTTTGGGAATGAAAATGCTGCCGCGTTTGTCCGCCGTGTCGTTTGGCAGGGGAACACACCAGTCTTCGTGGGTGAAAACGAGGGGGACCCGGTCATTGTCGTCAACTTGCAGCGGCTGGTAGGGAATAGTCTGCCGACCAATGTTCAATTCATCGAGACGCTCAGCACGCTCGCTCACGAGACCTTTCATGCGGTCTTCGCCGTCTACCAATCGAACTCGCCCGTGTGGAAAGGGATCAATGCCCGAAGAGAAGCCTTCTGGTCGCTTGCAGAGCTCGTTCAGAATGAAGGGATCGCATACAGAATATCCTACCAGGAACGAACGGGGAGCTCGCTTCCCCCCTACATTTTCAGCGAGGCAAAGAACGCCGTGTCGGTTTTGAACAACGCGATGCGGGAACTACAGTCGCCCGGCATCACCAGCGCGCGATCACAGGAACTGGTGATGAACGCGAACCTTTCCGGAGCGTTCGAAAGGAATTACGGGGCGGCGGCCGGGCTGCTGATGGCTTTTGCTATCGATACAAAAATGGGGCGGAATGCGCTGACGGAGACTGTCGCGAAAGGAGTCGGGGATTTTTTCGAGAAGTACGATGCTCTCACCAAGCAGTATGATGAACTGCCGAAGCTTTCGGAGGAAATAAAAGCAGGCCTTGCGAAATGA